The DNA segment TGTGGCTTCTCGACAGGATGGTCGGCCGCATGAGTAAGCCGGTATAAGCGTGCCGAGACGACGGATTTATCAATCCAAGCGGAGGGCAGGATGACAGCATCACCGACCGATGGCTTCGCGTTGATCAAGCCGGGCCAGACCTATCTCGGCAAGCAGGGCATCGTGTACGGCGCGGGCGCGTCGAAAGAGACGGTCGGTGCGGAAAAGATCTGCATGAACGTGATGCCGATGCCGCCGGGCGCGGTGGCGAAGGCGCACTACCACAAGGACATCGAGACCATCGCCTATATGCTGGAGGGCGAGTGCGCCGTCTATTACGGCGATCACCTCGAGAAACGCGTGCTTGTCGCTCAAGGCGAGCAGTGTTTCTGCGACGCCAATATTCCGCACGCGCCGCGCAACGAAAGCGGCAAGCCCTGCACCTGGATCGTGGTGCATTCCTCCGGCAGCGATCAGGACGGCATCGTGCTGTTGCCGGAGCTCGACAAGGAGTTGGCGGAG comes from the Bradyrhizobium erythrophlei genome and includes:
- a CDS encoding cupin domain-containing protein produces the protein MTASPTDGFALIKPGQTYLGKQGIVYGAGASKETVGAEKICMNVMPMPPGAVAKAHYHKDIETIAYMLEGECAVYYGDHLEKRVLVAQGEQCFCDANIPHAPRNESGKPCTWIVVHSSGSDQDGIVLLPELDKELAERLAKV